One window of Medicago truncatula cultivar Jemalong A17 chromosome 2, MtrunA17r5.0-ANR, whole genome shotgun sequence genomic DNA carries:
- the LOC25487061 gene encoding aspartic proteinase nepenthesin-1 — MASSFSFLTLFVLFCVYIPIGTMSFSMKLIPRVNFDSILFPKNISLEEKHNRLVQLSKIHALKYQMNNTNAISPQTFQPLVPTISNIYAVEMRIGTPPFTTLLMFDTGSSDTWVQCLGCTKCFPLKGENFKYQASNTFKEVPCEHPLCDPKKCSDGKCEYAITYADGAKSKGILLFETFNFPPGPSNIVIDKRFLSFKGVVFGCGLQSEKMTFGVGVPMTDNNVIGGMFGLGPEPRSFLKQLKAETNMRFSYCLGQFLDPQSHNYLHFGPDAKISGDFKTTSLVPTIGSLTLIHYHVVCKGISLDGNKLPIDPKLFEVKSDGSGGFILDTGAYATILVQSAYQVLKQRVMAYFQQKGLSPSTEKKLSLDLCYLNPPPNIVKPTITYHFDGGADFVVAPESGFLSAGDGRNKVFCLAVLGHNDFGNILGVINQADHTFLFDVGKNQVSFTPKAKTCSK; from the coding sequence atggCTTCTTCATTTAGTTTCTTAACACTCTTTGTGTTATTTTGTGTCTACATTCCCATAGGAACCATGTCTTTCTCAATGAAATTAATCCCACGAGTAAACTTTGATTCAATTCTCTTTCCCAAAAACATTTCTCTTGAAGAGAAACACAATAGATTAGTCCAACTCTCAAAAATTCATGCTCTTAAGTATCAAATGAACAACACCAATGCAATATCCCCACAAACTTTTCAACCACTTGTCCCAACTATTTCTAACATATATGCTGTTGAAATGAGGATTGGCACACCACCATTCACAACTTTGTTGATGTTTGACACAGGTTCTAGTGATACATGGGTTCAATGTCTTGGATGCACGAAATGTTTCCCATTAAAAGGGGAAAATTTCAAGTATCAAGCATCCAATACTTTTAAGGAGGTGCCATGTGAACACCCACTTTGTGATCCCAAAAAATGTTCCGACGGTAAATGTGAGTATGCTATAACTTATGCCGATGGTGCTAAAAGTAAAGGCATTCTTTTATTCGAAACTTTCAATTTTCCTCCTGGTCCTAGCAATATTGTTATCGATAAACGCTTTTTAAGCTTCAAAGGAGTGGTTTTTGGTTGCGGGCTTCAAAGCGAAAAAATGACATTTGGGGTTGGGGTGCCCATGACAGATAACAATGTCATAGGAGGCATGTTTGGACTAGGGCCAGAACCAAGATCTTTTCTAAAACAATTGAAAGCTGAAACCAATATGCGTTTCTCTTATTGCCTTGGCCAATTCCTCGATCCACAGTCACACAATTACTTACATTTTGGCCCCGATGCTAAAATAAGCGGAGACTTCAAAACAACGTCGCTTGTGCCGACAATAGGCAGCTTAACATTGATACATTACCATGTTGTTTGCAAGGGAATCAGTTTGGATGGGAATAAGCTCCCAATAGACCCTAAACTATTCGAAGTAAAATCAGATGGATCCGGTGGTTTTATCCTCGACACAGGAGCTTATGCTACCATTTTAGTTCAGAGTGCTTATCAAGTGTTGAAACAACGTGTAATGGCTTACTTTCAACAAAAGGGATTGAGTCCCTCTACTGAAAAGAAACTGTCTCTTGATCTTTGTTATCTTAATCCTCCACCCAACATTGTGAAGCCTACGATAACGTACCATTTTGATGGAGGTGCTGATTTTGTGGTGGCTCCTGAGTCAGGATTTCTGTCTGCAGGAGACGGGAGGAATAAAGTATTCTGCTTGGCTGTTCTAGGGCACAATGATTTTGGAAATATATTGGGAGTCATCAACCAAGCTGATCATACTTTCCTCTTTGATGTTGGAAAGAATCAAGTTTCTTTTACCCCAAAAGCAAAAACTTGTAGTAAGTAA